Within Channa argus isolate prfri chromosome 4, Channa argus male v1.0, whole genome shotgun sequence, the genomic segment TGAGACACAAACCCTTGGTTGAGTACAGCAACTCTACAGGTTGATCCCGATTCACCTGAAGAACAATGGGCTATAAATGGTGGAAATGTGAGtgatttattgcattttctgGAGTTTAAAGGTTTCTAAAACCATGAGAGGGAGAATTATAGCGATGTGACTGACAAACCAACCTTTTAAGTGGTTGCTCTACAAAATAGAACAAGACAATACTGCAAACGGATAAAAGTCTGACTCAACAGAGAACAGCTAAAATGGTTCCAATTTCTATTATTTCTCCAGCGAACAAATACTATAGAATTAAAGCGCAGGTAGGAAGTTTGACCTTCCGGGACCAAACATCCCGAAAGATTTAACAGCGCTCATGCCTTTGCACGGCAATCTGCATCCCTTCCTCATTGATGTGGTGGGACGCGGCAGGAGAAATGGCGATAACGGGCTGTAGCGGGCTCCCAGAGTTTCCACTAGAGAAATGTCTCCGTTATCTCAGCCCCCACAACTACAGCAGGTCTGTGTAACAGTCTTACCTTTAGGGCGCAAACAGGACTCAACTTAGGGCTCCCTGTCCGAAATAAAGTTGAGGAGGCAAAGAACATAGGTGATGATGTGAATTCCGCAAAACATTATCCTTCACTGCCCGGTGAATCACTTCCAACGAACTGCGACAAAGTAATATTTAGTTGCTGAACAAAACCGGAATACGAGGCTGCGGACGCCTCTAAAAACTGATGATTGGCGCTTTCTTCGTCTGGCCCAAAGTTTGCGTCCGTCCTCTCCGTGCGCTAGTCATTTGCGGTCTCACCAACAAGCTGCGGAAAAATCCCCTCTCCCCAGTCCTCTCGTTTCTGCGGCTGGTAAATACATCGCATCGGAACTGGGACACCGCAAGGCATTGTGGActgttttaaagctgcaatacACCGAGAGGACCCACCAACTCCCACCTCTACGACACCTCACAAGACGAAAGGATGAAAACCGACTAATCTATTATAAAAGTGACCTAATATGAATGAATAATATACACGTTTGGTTGAAAACTTTGTTGAGAGTCCTGTAGGACTAAAAAGGACTTGGCGTAACAGTGAATTCTCAATAAATTCGCTTTCAGAGTAAAGAAAGTTGTGCATTGGTTTAATTCAAATGTACCGCATAATAAAAGCCTTAAAACGAGTCTTCTGAAAGTAACTGTATCTTACAAATGTCAGGACAAaggacaacacacagacaccttAACATATTGAATTGATTCATTATTGATATTTCAGTGATATAAAAATGATCGAAACGAATCGATAGTCTGGCAGAACGCAATGCTGTTACATATTATAAAAGAGTGTAAAGCAGCCATACAGACTAATCAGTGGAGTCACACAGGTGCCAATATAGAAATAATATCTCCTTTCTCCTCACAAATGATGCATGTCTGTATGAGGTCCCTACAAACGAAAATGAAATCAAGCATGTCACTGTACATGCTGATTTGACGTTTGGTAATGAGAAGATATATAAGTGGAGGCTTACTGCCCTCTTGTGAAAGAACAGACTTTTctgttgtaataaaatataagatGCAGCTGTCATGTGTCTGGATATGATCTTTTCTCAGAAATCAGCTAGGTTATCAACAGACTTCTTTTAGTCATCAGATCTGGGGAAATCCGGATTACATTCTTTTAACATGTCTCTTCTAAAGCTAGagtgattcattttttttcataaataataatcCCTTTTATAaagcttattttaatttttggcAAATAGTTATCAAAACTGTTCGACTATAGTTTTATATACAGTGAATATATGTCTTGTTCATATGTAGAAAGTagagatgttttatttaaaatattacgCTAATGTTGGCATATCAGAACTGCTGTATGCGTGTGGGAAAGCTTTAACTGTGTTTATATTCAAATCTATAGTTAGCTAATCCAAATTAATCTTATTCTACGTATGAGGTTTTGTACCTTACCTATAGATGTATGTTATAATTTACAGAAGTAGCAGGCCCTTCACTAACGAAATAATGCTGACTCCTATAGATTTCACACCTGAGTCACGTTTTAAACTAACTGACAGTAAATTATCCTTGTGGTACGAACGGaatttgttaatataaatgttGCACTGGACTGTTGCACTGCAGTGtcaagagagataaatacattCTTCAAGAGAACAGTgatacaacattttattttttcattccacTTTGGAGATATGGATGTGGGATTTCCTCCACTGTGTCGACTTTTGTGACACTTGTTTGTACATTTGGGCAGCTGAATCTGCAGCTACATATGTCAGTTAAAACTTTGTGAAGAATATTTCTTTGCTAATTGTGAAAACAGGGACTCTTGAAGaaaatgaagtattttttttttgttacttttaaatacagatagtaaaattattatttttttaatgttcccaTAACAATGCTAAGTGTGGTGCATCTAATGCAGTTTCTTATGAAACTAAACACTAACACAAAATTGCAGTTTCACAAAGTTTGATCTTTAATTACTAATCTTTGCCATATGTCATTGCGATAGatgttcattaaaaatatttaatccaaACATTAGattcccttccccagctgtgtagtgccggtccaagcccggtagaaattgggaagggttgcgtcaggaggggcatccggcgtaaaaactgtgccaaatcaacatccggagaaatgatccgctgtggcgaccctgaactcacgggataagccgaaaggacaaaaaataaatacaaaattagaCGTGTGTTACATTAATTTTACCTACTCACCTACTTAAGAGTGGCTTTCAGTGACGTTGAATGTCTATAATTAAACTAACACTAAACATACATTTGGCTTGATATTGCCTTCACTTTTCTTTGATATGACAAACTTTGGGCAGCTGTGGGCTCAGTAGAGCTTGTGCAGCTCACAAAGTCAACAAGACTTTGACAAGCCGACAAGAAGTCAACAGTGACATCTAGTgtgagaaacaaatgaaacaaatgtgttgtaGGTCCATCGTTTGAATACAAGTTACGTTCAACACAACTCAATTCCTCTCATTTCCTGCGTTGTCGCTGTAGgtcattggattttttttttctttttaatagtaGGTAGTTATTGAAATAAAAGAGTTGACATATATCTGTgattgttaataaataaaaactcgGGTGTATTTAGCCTATGCGCATAAAGTGCGCAGGAAGCAGCTTAGTGAACACTAAGGAAAACTGACAAGGGATTGCCAAATCATTTCCTTGCCTGGGAATGACGTCTCTCCACCACATTCCAGTTATATTTAGAGCCTATATAAAGTGGAGTCGCCCCCTAGGCTTTGTTGACTctgcagcaggcagcagcaggGATGGGAGAGCTTCTGAAAGTGATACCACTTTACTGATATTGTCACAGTTGTATTTATGGTCATTAAAGCTGAATTGGGAATCCCACTGTCTGCTTTTACATgtgatttaatattaaatggAGTGAAATTTGCACAAGACAACTTATACATTACTAATATTGGTAACCAATGCTTACACACAATTACAGTTACAAATGAAACCCTTATAAAACAACTAGTGTGCACCTTACATACAAAGGGCATAAAAAGCGTGTCGCTGCTCATATTGCGACACACAGTGGAGCGATAGACCCCAAACCGGTTGAAATCCTCAGCTATGCTTTCTGGGTAAAGTGTGCCCCGGTATCCGCCCATATTCGCGTAAAGAAGGCCAACCTGAGCAGCTAGGCCGGACGCTGGATCTAATGGAAAGTTCAATCGATTAAATTGCCCACTTTTGATTTTGCATGTTCCCGCTTACTTCTGAGACGAGGTAGACCGACTTAATGCGGGCGTTTTGGTGTGTAATAGGAAATGCAGAGATCGTGTGAAACGAGAGGATTATCAGCTTGACTTACTTGGTCGCTACTTCGGACGCGGAACTCCACTCGctaaaaggtaaaacaaatgGATAAGATTCATACGTGTGTTTCCCTTTAGGGTTTCTTGTGATGGTGGGCCCACTAATTTGGTCGTAGGCCACCTTGCCCCGTATGTTGCCACTGTTAATAACAAAAGATGGATAATATTAATTGTCGTTGTTGGTGTAAACTACGCCCAATTGTTAACCGAACGCCTGGCCCTGCAATGCAGACCTTTGAGCTAGCCTGTCAATGGCGGCTCCAAAAGCTGCACCCTTCCCCTTTGAATGAATAATACCCACTTTGTCCCGACACACAGTGCAGACAGTGCTGTATTAACGAATTACTTATGTAAATCGTATTAAGTCAGTTTGTAGAGGCTAGTtagtggattttattttgagaatGTGAGCGGGCGTCTGTGCGGCTAGCTTCACTAGCTAACAGCATCCTGGTTATTAAACATAGCGCTCCGAGGTTTTAACACAACCAATCTGGCAACCCTGCGGACTCAGAGCAGTGGATTTAAACCAAATTCTTTACGACTTTCAAGACCACTTAGGGTTATGATAGGGCAATAGAATAGAACTACACTAAAGAACTAACTTTCAGCcattatgcattttaaaaattcgTACTGATGTTTCAAAGTAGCCGGATATGTACTGGGTTTTCCTTGCTCGGGATTTTTCCAAGCGTGGTATTGTTTGTAACATGTAGGTTTCACACTGGGGATAAATGAATAAGTACCACAACATCAAAACTGTGCCATAGTTTGAGGCAACAAACTCACATGTGTTTTActactacacaaacacaggtaaATAACATTACCTTTAAGTTATTATCCCATAAATAAGGTCCTCCggtaaagtttaaagtttgctGCTAAATGGACTTGACAGTTAAGTGTGGATGTGCTACATACACTTCAAGGTACTTTCATTGCctcttaaaaaattaaaagtgataGTATTTTCTTAGTTATGCCAGGCATGGGGCGGACAACTTTCAAGTGTTGCTAAAATAGTCTGTGTCCTAGTCAGTAAACTGATCTGCTCAGGCAAAGATAAGACTGCTTCCTAATAGTCCGAGCAGCCTCATTGTAAAGTACTATGCAAATCACAGGCTGTGTTGAGTATCGTTATAATGGATCAGAACTTTCCAGGGGGCATATAAAGTGCTGAGAAAAGTAACAAGTGTCGTACAAGTATGCCTTTCGTAGCTGAATACTGAATAGCAAACCGCATTCacgttttttgtttgtctagACAGGGCAATACAATTCAGTAGAACTCTTTTCTGACTACAGGGCGTGCAGAGCTGGGAGCAGTATGCACTGTAACTTCTGAAAAGGCCAGCTGTCACTATTGATGGGAGCTGTTCTATAAAGCAGTCAGACAGCAGAGAGCCTCCCAGTTGCTTGTCAGTTTTGGAGgcttaatgtaatgtaatagaTTTTTGCCTGGGGTTAGTTTCTGTTGTGTGACTGCCACTCAGAAAATACCAGTGAATGTGTTGCTGGATTTAAACATTTGAGTGCATATACAGGGTTTTCATAGCGTCATTCTTGTACTTCAGAAGCTGATTGCTGAtgaataatgacatttttttatatctctgttacagaaataacagaaacaatTTTGGTTgatcatttgttttacttttcgAGGTTGATTATGATTTATTATTGCAGCACTTCCAGAATTCAGTAGCAgcgtttcagtgtttttttcccccctcatttGCACATAATCTCATGCAGATGAACTAtctgtttgtagtttttgtatttcattctACAGTTAAGCACTTATTGAATACATAAATGACAAGACAATAGACATGATTGTAAGAAAGCTATTTTCCAGTGACTCAGATGTGTTGAgaggttttttccttttttacattGAGTTACTCACTGTAGCTTAAATTTATACATCAACTTTTTCTCACATTGCCAATCCTCACCTGACAGATTTTACAGTGAGCCACAACTTGTCAGACAGAAATGAAGACTAAAAAAATGGAAGCAGttgatacaatattttttttttttttttttgataaaccATTTGGTACTCTAAAGAGCTTTGACAATCTGTAAAACAATAGGACATTTATAGTGCTGAGAGCATCAATGACAAACATTtctaatttattctttttaaggGTTTGATGCTGCTCCTTATGAACTGACGCTTGTCTGATGACTGTCTGCATCTGTGGAAATATCTGTGTTAATGTTCTATCTTTGGTCCCACAGGTGAATCATGACAGAATATAAGCTGGTAGTGGTGGGAGCTGGTGGCGTTGGCAAGAGTGCACTAACTATTCAGCTCATCCAGAATCACTTTGTGGATGAATATGACCCTACAATTGAGGTAAAGTTTGTGCATGTCCTATATGTACACTATTTTTGTGTTAGCATTCAGGTCCATGACCGTCTCTatggttttgtttaattttagtaTGGGGgcagaatgagaaaaaaacttcTATAAAAAAGTAGTAGCAGCAGGTTCTTCTGGTTTAAGCCTAAAAACAAGACACCAAACAGGTTTTGAATAACTTTTCATGCACATTGGCCTGTCTGCTTTCTCAGGGGACCAACCTATTTCGAGTGAACACAGACTCATTACTCTTTTAATTACTGATGTGCTGTTGCAGGTTAGAGCTTCACTATAAATTATCTGAATGGaagaaaacatctgaaacaatGGCTGCTCACTGGACTGGACAGTCATTACTTGTGTTGGACACACTGAGTGTAGACATCAGTACGATGAAAAGCTGGATGGCTTTGACACAGTGGAAATTAGGACctcattattatttaaagtctATTGGAAAATGGAGTGGCCTGCTGCAACTAGAGTGGAGCAGTTGTTTGCACTCTTATGGCATGTTTCAGCAAAATCTAATCAATAAAGTTATGTCCTTAATTAACAATGTATGCTAAATAGTTCTATGTGAATTAATTAATCCTCCTAACTTTTAACAACATACTTTTAGGACTTTTGATCAAGATTCACCATACTAAACACACTGATTGTTTTATGTTCACgttattattgttgttctaATAACCtagttttatgaaaataaaataataaaaaaaaaatagttcacTGTTTTAAACCCTGTGTGTTACACATCTGTAGTATAATAGAGTGGAGCAATCACAATAACCTTAAGTGTAATTAAAACCAATAATGTCATCCACAGTCACCCCCTGTTTTGACTTAGCTGTGGACACAGTCCTGATCACTTTCTGACCTCTTTCTCCTCCAGGACTCGTACAGAAAGCAGGTAGTGATCGATGGAGAGACGTGTCTGCTGGACATCCTGGACACTGCAGGTCAGGAGGAGTACAGCGCCATGAGAGATCAGTACATGAGGACAGGGGAGGGCTTCCTCTGTGTCTTTGCCATTAACAACACCAAGTCCTTTGAGGACATTCACCACTATAGGTGAGCTACGAAACTACAGGACTGGGTTCTCAGACTGGGTGAACCCAGTGTTGTTATTGCAGTTACACTCGACACTCAAAGCTGAAATGGAACACTTTGGGTTTCCCTAGTGTCTTTAGCCACTAAGAATAGGTACCGTCAGCTATATTGGCAAAACCTTAAAAATAGGTTTATTAAATCTTATCACtttttaggtaaaaaaaattcATGCATCCCTTACACCTCAACTGCGTATGAgagtatatgtatatgtaataGGCGGAAGTGCTAAACAATAGCTAGCAACTTTATATTCATTTAAactgacttttatttaagttcACAATGAGATAATGACCTTAGTTGGGTCAAAATGCAtacaaatttattttgtctgtcaTTATCCAGAGAACAGATTAAGCGAGTGAAAGACTCGGAGGATGTCCCCATGGTGTTGGTGGGAAACAAGTGTGACCTCCCGTCCCGGACAGTGGACACCAAGCAGGCTCAGGACTTAGCACGCAGCTACGGCATTCCCTTTATTGAGACCTCAGCCAAAACCAGACAGGTGAGAGCTCAGCCAGAGAAGACCTTGCCCTTAACACCTAACTACTTTAACTTTCAAATCTGTCTCTTAACTGCTATAATATTCCACCGAAGGTTGTAGAGCATGTTGAATGTTGAGAAGTTGCATGTGGTCTCAGGGGGCATTTGCTTAATGGACACAACAGTGCTTCCACAAATAgctgaaatcaaatcaaagcgTTATTGGAAAGGCTTCACAATCTTGGCACTGGGTTCACAAGACATGTCAGTCTTGAATCATGTGCTGCTGTTGATTTGTCTCATTCAGTGGctctaatgattttttttctttgacaatgTTGCTTGAATGTCTTTGGCAATGCACTGCACATCATTAAATTCTCTTTAGTTAATTTGTGATAGAGTAATCAGGTTGTACTATAGAGTCACGGAAAAGGTAAAATTACATAATCATTATCAACATCTGCAAAGTTTTCTGCATTATAAATAAACTGCACATCAGTGAATGTGTCTAGGAGTCTGCATTAACGAACAAACTGTAATTACTTATGGGGTTTAATGATTCTGCTTACTTGTTACTGTGACTGGATGTTGAAAGATTTGGCACAACTTAGTCACGTCATGGTTTGTGTTGTGAGCATGGCTTAAGGTGGCTGAAACGGCGATCTGTAAAAAATCCTTCTCTGGTCTCTCTGACCTGGGCTAAATCATGGCTCCTTGTGGTGTAGGGGAAATTAATGACACCGTGATTTATTTCTTACAGCTCTGCTCACCTATCTCTACTTAAGTGTACCAATAATTCACTATCCTCTGGATGCTGCTGTATTTTGACCAGCTTTCCTTCAAAGTCAGTCAGTGTTTCCTTAAATCTTAGTGATTTTAATCGGATTTTCTGTCTTCTCTCACACGTAAAATGCAGAGAACATACTTCTTCAGATGCACTTCTCTTTTATATAAGTATAGACAGATCCGCTGTAGgcttgaaacattttaattattttctttttgtaattccattggtggcattgtcatggcaaaaacGTTGTCAAAATTCTGACACCACTCTTGCACCATAATCCACCTATTCATCATCCATGGTAATGCGCAGTATATTTTCCAGCAATCACTTTTTTGGCAAATTGCAACAAAAGACACTACTTCTGTGTCATCTATGTCCTTTTCGAAGCAATTCTGTTAGTTGCAAGATGGCAAAACAATTATTGTTTGTGATATACTGAGTTTTCTTATTGATGTATTGATATTTTTTCTGCCTGGAAAAAATGTCACCACTGGAATACAATTTTAATACAGCCCATCTTCTTTGAGAAGATGAAAATCATGACTCTTTGCAAAACTATGGGAGTTGAGTATCTAGTAATAAAGAGTTTGAGTGGAGTATCAATTTATGTAGTAGATAAGACAGGTCAGAGATTGCAGGGAGACCGACAGTAGACCACCGGTTTGCTTTGCTTCTTTGTAACTAGGCTGTAACACATGCACTCATATAGTGTGCCCCCCCTTCCCCCTTGTTATTCCTCAACATTGAGGGAAGTTGTGTCTCATGCTACAGAGAGTGGAAGATGCCTTTTACACTCTGGTACGGGAGATCAGGCTGTACCGGCTCAATAAGCTCAGCAAGGAAGAAAAGACTCCACGCTGTGTCAAgcttaaaaaatgtgttgtgatGTGAAAGGGGTAAGTGTATGCAGCCGCGCGTCCACCAgctttatatatatgtgtgcttttatttatttatttttgggatTGTGGAGAAAGCAATTGGAAAGGATACACTGTGAAAATTGGTGCTTTCTGGGTTCTCCGAGCTAACCTGTTGTTCTCTACTGGGGCTGTGGTTTCACTCTAACAAGAGGCtagtttcttcatttttttcagtgtgtctgtgtattatGGCTGATTATTGTTTGAGTGTTTTCACACTGGGGTCATTTAGTCTGAAGAGTATGATTGCCCCCCTTCCACTAACCCTGCtggtttgttttcacattagtttACTTTTTATGATCTAAGGGTACATTTGTGTTATGTACCCTTGTTTCTACATGTCATGGTATTTAGATAAATGCAAGAAAAACGAGACCAGTGTAAAGACGTCAAAATATCTTAGCAcgactaaagtaaaaaaacccTCTGGAAGGGCTGGAGAAGAAAAATAAGCACCCACTTTGCTTATTTTACTGGAGGAAAGAAAATGGTCAAAGTACCACTGAAATGCACAAGCAGTTCTATGagattacatttgttttgtgacTGCACAAATGTCATGATAAAGTGGGCTCCTTCAagtttctttattaaatttCCAGGCAAATTGCACATGGATTTGGACTAAACTACCAGTGTGAAAGCATCCTGATTTGCTGAAATCGAGCCAAGGGTTTAAGCTGAACAGCCGACATGTGtgatttaaagacattttggtGAATCTGGGGGAAAATCACCTACTGAAATGCTTCCAGGGAAGGTGTGCGTTTAAAAAAAGTGGCAGATATGTTGTGAACAAAAaatggtttgtgtgtctgtgggtgagAGTCTTTTTATGTAGACACAAATCAATTTACCTTAATTCTATCCTCTCCTGTTTTTGCCATTGCTTAAAGTGACCTCAGGCTTTTTACTCTGCAGATACCTGCAGGATCAACAACACGTTTATTGCACTATTCAGAATGTTAGAGTAATCAGGCATCGCATCGATAGACACTTGCTGCATTTACTTGAAGCCTATTATTTACCAATAATCAGGATAAAAGCTGAACAAGAATGTTAGCTCATAAAAATAATTCGTTTTAAAAAGCGTTTTTTTAGAGTTTTACATAAACTATTTTTGATCCCTCtggatatttgtttttatatcacAGGCTTGTCTacttaaatcaaagctgtttatttgagagagagagatatagcactgtttcattttcttttccttttattgtgaGACAACTGCTGCTTTTTAGGACTGCATCTTTCACAGGTGAACAATCTTTGAATAGTTTGATGTTTATTAGTTTTGAGCTACTAAACATAAGGCTCGCCTTCTGTCCAAGAACTCTTAGTAGAATATTTTTATAGAACTGTTGCTTCAGTTTAGACCCATAGCAGTAAAACGGTGCCAAGCACTCAAAGCagggctttttattttttttattttttatttttttaaaacatttgcttgtgTTGGCAGACTGCACATAGTCTACTGGAAATATAAACAGGACAGcttgttctgtcattttatttatcactttGGTTTAAACACATTGTGGGAGTATATTGGAGCGATTACAGTCAGAAGGAAAGAAAGTGCCTCATGTAACTGCAGCTACTGTCAGTGGGATAACTGCTGACTTTTAACTCTGTAATTCACAACAGTATAGTTCGTCTGATCTGAACTTTCTTCAGCTATGTCCCACATAACCTAAACTAGATTGATGAGTTTATCTGCACATGTGTTTCTTGCAGATGTACACTTTAAAGAAACGTCTataattatcatttaa encodes:
- the kras gene encoding GTPase KRas isoform X1; this encodes MTEYKLVVVGAGGVGKSALTIQLIQNHFVDEYDPTIEDSYRKQVVIDGETCLLDILDTAGQEEYSAMRDQYMRTGEGFLCVFAINNTKSFEDIHHYREQIKRVKDSEDVPMVLVGNKCDLPSRTVDTKQAQDLARSYGIPFIETSAKTRQRVEDAFYTLVREIRLYRLNKLSKEEKTPRCVKLKKCVVM
- the kras gene encoding GTPase KRas isoform X2, coding for MTEYKLVVVGAGGVGKSALTIQLIQNHFVDEYDPTIEDSYRKQVVIDGETCLLDILDTAGQEEYSAMRDQYMRTGEGFLCVFAINNTKSFEDIHHYREQIKRVKDSEDVPMVLVGNKCDLPSRTVDTKQAQDLARSYGIPFIETSAKTRQGVDDAFYTLVREIRKHKEKMSKEGKKKKKKSKTKCTLM